A window of the Canis lupus baileyi chromosome 1, mCanLup2.hap1, whole genome shotgun sequence genome harbors these coding sequences:
- the FAM187B gene encoding protein FAM187B isoform X1, with translation MARVVSCPPPQPQSTMLTTLCLLLNLATPLLGFYPSFSCPSEKQCQTALLSDNDIFLLCNSSGAQWNFFFMNNRANWPNKVSSVSNIEIIPGTGILIRSPLPSQTGFYHCQDENGIQVVQYEVDFQDVSTLHITHKGLGQKPLQNETLSLGGEELIFTRWEPWQDCNRCGEPGERKRLGYCYIEEPLQKPVPCWLYLGDLKMWSTRLRPEMQVETCHVPCKTSTLDFITFDNFEISEESESVWLTCPLGSIYRPILWEANDMPLTWQGQLSNQDLNTVLEPANGGRQLQVFQPAIYKCFVQQELMARFNPRPFPDVPEALREEEAGRQQGAREASKGKAGPVLKGLKLTLLVGIVLGLLGLLLKFFHHSQGKRSDQVLLVK, from the exons ATGGCCAGGGTGGTGTCCTGCCCACCACCACAGCCCCAGTCCACCATGCTAACCACCCTGTGCCTGCTGCTCAACCTCGCCACCCCCTTGCTGGGGTTCTATCCTTCCTTCAGCTGTCCCAGTGAGAAGCAATGCCAAACAGCCCTCCTCTCAGACAATGACATCTTTTTGCTCTGCAACTCTTCTGGGGCACAGTGGAACTTCTTCTTCATGAACAACAGGGCCAACTGGCCCAACAAAGTCTCCAGCGTTTCCAACATAGAAATAATACCTGGAACCGGCATTCTCATTAGGAGTCCGTTGCCCTCCCAGACAGGCTTCTATCACTGCCAGGACGAGAATGGCATCCAGGTGGTGCAATACGAGGTTGACTTCCAGGATGTCAGCACCCTGCATATTACACACAAAGGCCTGGGCCAGAAGCCCCTGCAGAATGAGACTCTGAGTCTGGGCGGCGAGGAGCTCATCTTCACCCGCTGGGAGCCCTGGCAGGACTGTAACCGCTGTGGGGAGCCCGGCGAGCGGAAACGCCTGGGGTACTGCTACATCGAGGAGCCCCTGCAGAAACCCGTGCCCTGCTGGCTCTACCTGGGGGATCTGAAGATGTGGTCCACCCGCCTGCGACCTGAGATGCAGGTGGAAACCTGCCATGTCCCGTGCAAAACATCAACGCTGGATTTCATCACCTTTGACAACTTTGAGATCAGCGAGGAGTCAGAATCCGTGTGGCTCACCTGCCCCCTGGGATCCATCTACAG GCCCATCCTCTGGGAAGCCAACGACATGCCCCTGACGTGGCAGGGCCAGCTCTCCAACCAGGACTTAAACACCGTTCTGGAACCCGCCAACGGCGGCAGGCAGCTGCAGGTCTTCCAGCCAGCCATCTACAAGTGCTTCGTGCAGCAGGAGCTCATGGCTCGGTTCAACCCCAGGCCCTTTCCCGACGTGCCGGAGGCCctcagggaggaggaggcaggccgGCAGCAGGGGGCGAGGGAGGCCTCGAAGGGGAAGGCCGGGCCTGTCCTCAAGGGGCTGAAGTTGACGCTGCTGGTGGGCATagtcctggggctgctggggctgctgctcaAGTTCTTCCACCATTCCCAGGGCAAAAGAAGTGACCAGGTGCTGCTGGTGAAATAA